One stretch of Janibacter limosus DNA includes these proteins:
- a CDS encoding NUDIX domain-containing protein encodes MTGAAHDGAAHRVAAGLLVAGGRVLLGHRHPEREHYPDCWDAVGGHIETGESPEQALVRECHEEIGVAVTDARLALTTRIDDLELHAFVVEAWSGTPTNLAPEEHDDLRWFTLDELAALRLAHPALRDLAAAALA; translated from the coding sequence GTGACCGGCGCCGCGCACGACGGCGCCGCGCACCGGGTCGCCGCGGGGCTCCTCGTCGCGGGCGGCCGGGTCCTGCTCGGCCACCGCCATCCCGAGCGGGAGCACTACCCCGACTGCTGGGACGCCGTGGGCGGCCACATCGAGACCGGCGAGTCGCCCGAGCAGGCGCTCGTACGGGAGTGCCACGAGGAGATCGGCGTCGCGGTGACCGACGCCAGGCTCGCGCTGACGACACGCATCGACGATCTCGAGCTGCACGCCTTCGTCGTCGAGGCGTGGTCGGGCACGCCGACCAACCTCGCGCCCGAGGAGCACGACGACCTGCGGTGGTTCACCCTCGACGAGCTGGCCGCCCTGCGTCTGGCGCACCCCGCCCTGCGCGATCTCGCCGCCGCCGCCCTCGCCTGA